A single window of [Clostridium] hylemonae DSM 15053 DNA harbors:
- a CDS encoding response regulator transcription factor — translation MYKILVVDDEFRVCKMLEKFINKSGLDLQVIASVNNGKDAFEIISKESPDIVVTDIRMPIFDGIELVKRVRAAGNNCDFIFISGYREFEYAHSAISYGVRHYLLKPINKQDFLNSLTKIIQSLDCAENAGGSSDKPHNVLPSATLGIRHSLLKALCRNDGITLTSIEECNRRFLYAFREGRFQVFTGVLDSGNERTDYLSSTLAGAMDNIIHILNKFYAGRLFEKEYYIEDRLLFWLINYDPQNTDLENSVAHVFGEINQMLDRQGDLRFSLAVSPPAKCIQELPGAAALAADALKCRIRIGNGRIIFADTLSYPDAPLAPMQAETVIKYLEADDMEALLTAFGRLLEQSRRQTLHPKYKIDILLTLYKTLEDYVSKYSYLNEVNTDALYKVILTAKTEQSMDSAFMDTLSGLLSHIVSAKQNVDMLPIKNAKEYISAHIDKPLTLLDVADHVHLTPNYFSTLFKNETGSNYLDYLIALRIEKAKELLLTELPLSEVCKRVGYPDVKYFSKIFKKKVGLKPLDYKKFHHSL, via the coding sequence ATGTACAAAATTCTCGTGGTAGATGATGAATTCAGAGTTTGTAAAATGTTAGAGAAGTTTATCAACAAAAGCGGATTAGACTTGCAGGTGATCGCTTCGGTCAACAACGGAAAAGACGCCTTTGAGATCATTTCAAAAGAATCTCCCGACATTGTTGTGACCGACATCCGCATGCCCATATTTGACGGCATTGAGCTTGTGAAGCGGGTAAGGGCCGCCGGCAACAACTGCGACTTTATCTTCATAAGCGGCTACCGTGAGTTTGAATATGCGCACAGCGCCATTTCTTACGGTGTCAGGCACTACCTCCTTAAGCCGATCAACAAGCAGGATTTTCTGAATTCCCTGACAAAAATCATTCAGTCGCTGGACTGCGCGGAAAATGCCGGCGGCTCCTCTGATAAACCGCACAATGTTCTCCCAAGCGCCACTTTGGGCATCCGGCATTCTCTTCTGAAAGCCTTATGCAGGAACGACGGTATCACTCTGACTTCCATAGAAGAATGTAACCGCCGTTTTTTATATGCATTCCGCGAAGGACGCTTTCAAGTATTTACCGGTGTCCTTGACAGCGGAAACGAACGTACAGATTACTTAAGTTCAACTTTGGCCGGAGCAATGGATAACATCATCCATATCCTTAACAAATTCTATGCAGGCCGGCTGTTTGAAAAAGAATATTACATAGAAGACAGGCTTTTATTCTGGCTCATCAACTACGACCCGCAGAATACGGATCTGGAAAACAGTGTGGCTCATGTATTTGGCGAGATCAACCAGATGCTTGACAGGCAGGGAGACCTCCGCTTTTCTCTCGCCGTAAGCCCGCCCGCCAAGTGTATACAGGAACTTCCCGGCGCTGCCGCGCTGGCAGCCGACGCCCTCAAATGCCGGATCAGAATCGGTAACGGCCGCATCATTTTCGCCGATACTCTGTCATACCCGGACGCCCCGCTCGCCCCCATGCAGGCGGAAACCGTGATAAAATATCTGGAAGCAGACGACATGGAAGCCCTTCTGACGGCGTTCGGCCGGCTGCTCGAACAATCCCGCCGTCAGACGCTTCATCCAAAATACAAAATTGATATCCTGCTCACCCTTTATAAAACTCTGGAAGACTATGTTTCCAAATACAGCTATCTGAATGAAGTAAATACCGATGCGTTGTATAAGGTCATTCTGACCGCAAAAACAGAACAGAGCATGGATTCAGCCTTTATGGACACTCTGTCCGGGCTGCTGTCACATATTGTATCGGCAAAGCAAAATGTGGACATGCTGCCCATCAAAAACGCGAAGGAATATATTTCCGCCCACATCGACAAGCCGCTCACCCTCCTCGACGTGGCGGACCATGTTCATCTGACGCCGAATTACTTCAGCACCTTATTCAAAAATGAGACGGGCAGCAACTATCTCGACTACCTGATCGCACTTCGCATAGAAAAAGCAAAGGAACTTCTTCTGACAGAACTTCCCTTAAGCGAAGTATGTAAAAGAGTCGGTTACCCGGATGTAAAGTATTTTTCTAAGATCTTTAAGAAAAAAGTGGGACTAAAGCCTCTGGACTATAAAAAGTTTCATCATTCACTTTAA
- a CDS encoding ATP-binding cassette domain-containing protein — protein MRKEVLRLNNIYLTSNTYGSLRNISFHLLQGEFLGLFGILNSGVKLLVRILREQAGITSGSIYRSETRVTQLLPPLQPCLDIGYVGQTGTLMPGFSIKENLMISRRTGRKKSLLIDDNSLNAEIAVLLEDLGIDDLITPAAKLNELSPFERHLIEIAKLVYAGKDIIMLDEIGYSYMETDFRRLSVLINKLKEKNISVIYVCNSIDYMAEYLDRIIILRDGRNAGTMYSDSFDRKNLMRMLLGPRHTSASSTPLIKAGRPVIRFSYYGSSCLQPVRLSVSESETVGIFSLENSIPEELAELIVSVNLRRKRLKHKYYKTDSGWEAELYDPGKELVVIPQNAAAEATYPEKSILENYLLLIYRPTSKMGCINADFSRYMEHILDKWYGKETGWSRRTKLKDTDEATQKKSAFHKWLFHRANFSYIEFPGIYADPLLQQSIFALIHEMAEHKMGILIRSNNIYELLTLCSKLVIISKQGRSVVLSREEALSIDLFELLIDMK, from the coding sequence ATGCGAAAAGAAGTTCTAAGACTAAACAACATCTATCTTACTTCTAATACTTATGGTTCTCTGCGGAACATATCCTTCCATCTTCTGCAGGGCGAGTTTCTCGGGTTATTTGGTATCCTGAACTCGGGAGTAAAACTTCTTGTGCGCATTCTCAGGGAACAGGCAGGCATCACTTCCGGCTCCATATACCGCAGTGAAACCCGCGTCACACAGCTTCTGCCCCCATTGCAGCCGTGTCTGGATATCGGATATGTCGGACAGACCGGAACACTGATGCCGGGATTTTCGATCAAAGAAAATCTCATGATCTCCAGGCGTACCGGCAGGAAAAAAAGCCTGCTCATCGATGACAATTCTCTGAACGCCGAGATCGCCGTACTTTTAGAAGACCTCGGTATTGACGACTTGATCACACCCGCGGCAAAATTAAATGAATTATCCCCCTTTGAAAGACATCTCATTGAGATCGCAAAGCTCGTCTATGCAGGCAAAGACATCATTATGCTGGACGAGATCGGATACTCCTATATGGAGACAGACTTCCGGCGGCTGTCCGTTCTCATTAACAAGCTGAAAGAAAAAAATATATCCGTGATCTATGTGTGCAATTCCATAGATTATATGGCCGAGTACCTGGACCGGATCATTATACTCCGCGACGGCAGAAACGCGGGAACGATGTATTCCGACAGCTTCGACAGGAAAAATCTGATGCGGATGCTGCTGGGACCGAGGCATACTTCCGCCTCTTCTACCCCTCTCATCAAAGCAGGAAGACCGGTGATCCGGTTTTCATACTACGGCAGTTCCTGCCTGCAGCCTGTACGGCTCAGTGTCAGTGAGAGCGAGACTGTCGGGATCTTTTCCTTAGAAAATTCGATACCGGAAGAATTGGCGGAGCTGATCGTCTCCGTCAATTTAAGACGCAAAAGACTGAAACATAAATACTATAAAACAGACAGCGGCTGGGAAGCCGAATTATATGATCCCGGCAAAGAACTGGTCGTAATTCCGCAGAATGCCGCGGCGGAGGCGACATATCCCGAAAAAAGCATACTGGAAAATTATTTGCTTCTCATTTACAGGCCAACTTCTAAAATGGGTTGTATCAATGCTGATTTTTCACGTTATATGGAGCATATTTTAGATAAATGGTACGGGAAAGAGACCGGATGGTCCAGAAGAACAAAACTGAAGGACACAGATGAAGCCACTCAGAAAAAATCAGCTTTTCACAAATGGCTCTTTCACAGAGCGAATTTTTCGTACATCGAATTTCCCGGCATATATGCCGACCCATTGCTCCAGCAGTCTATATTTGCTTTGATCCACGAAATGGCGGAGCATAAAATGGGCATACTCATCCGTTCCAACAACATATACGAGCTGCTCACACTCTGCAGCAAACTTGTGATCATATCGAAACAGGGACGGTCGGTCGTCCTGTCGAGGGAGGAGGCTCTTTCCATCGACCTGTTTGAACTTCTCATAGATATGAAATGA
- a CDS encoding alpha/beta hydrolase: MIRTYHKLFEPEYNEVAPEVIIEPAEIMDMDDPQVSRTQLKMQAVALFTSEWRRRTCWQDMMNIRTRSVPYEREGYEIPCTIYDPREDPAGTLLYFHGGAWSMNDHEVYDQVLRGIALFGKVRVIAPDYRLAPEYKFPTGLEDCYAALAHIEREKLAEGKLFIGGDSSGGNFAAAAALMARDRGRKDIAGQVLIYPAVIMNPELPLKSEQRYGSGYFLEYRSGQKFTSYYFDDYEEQSDHPYASPLCAGSLKNLPPALMIMAECDPLLDQELMYAARLIDEGTDVAYKYYEGMIHAFIHRPLKETIDTYKAIGDFIQSHA, from the coding sequence ATGATCAGAACTTACCATAAGCTTTTTGAACCGGAATATAATGAAGTGGCGCCGGAAGTGATCATTGAGCCTGCAGAGATCATGGATATGGATGATCCGCAAGTATCACGTACACAGCTGAAAATGCAGGCGGTCGCTTTATTTACTTCGGAGTGGAGGAGGAGAACGTGCTGGCAGGATATGATGAACATCAGGACCAGGAGTGTCCCCTATGAGAGAGAGGGGTATGAGATCCCGTGTACGATCTATGATCCACGTGAAGATCCGGCGGGCACATTGCTGTATTTTCACGGCGGAGCGTGGAGTATGAATGACCACGAGGTGTATGACCAGGTGCTCAGGGGCATTGCTTTGTTTGGAAAGGTAAGGGTCATTGCCCCCGACTACCGTCTGGCGCCTGAGTATAAGTTCCCGACAGGCCTGGAAGACTGCTATGCCGCGCTTGCCCACATTGAGAGAGAGAAACTGGCAGAGGGGAAGCTTTTTATCGGCGGAGACAGCAGCGGCGGTAATTTTGCGGCTGCGGCCGCGCTGATGGCAAGGGACAGGGGGCGTAAGGATATAGCGGGGCAGGTGCTTATCTATCCGGCGGTCATCATGAATCCTGAACTGCCTCTTAAGTCGGAGCAGCGCTACGGAAGCGGATATTTTCTGGAATACAGGAGCGGCCAGAAGTTTACGTCCTATTACTTTGACGACTATGAGGAACAGTCGGATCACCCTTATGCCTCGCCTTTGTGTGCCGGCAGCTTGAAGAATCTTCCGCCGGCGCTTATGATAATGGCAGAGTGTGATCCGCTTCTGGATCAGGAACTGATGTATGCGGCGCGTCTCATTGACGAGGGGACAGATGTTGCGTATAAATATTACGAGGGCATGATCCATGCGTTTATACACCGTCCTCTGAAAGAAACGATCGATACCTATAAGGCCATCGGCGATTTTATACAAAGCCACGCATGA
- the spoIIID gene encoding sporulation transcriptional regulator SpoIIID, whose product MKDYIQERAVEIAYYIIEHQATVRQTAKQFGVSKSTIHKDVTERLLQINPALANQARKVLDMNKSERHIRGGMATREKYLHSRHDEGQCVHSESMV is encoded by the coding sequence ATGAAAGATTATATTCAGGAACGGGCAGTAGAGATCGCGTACTATATCATTGAACATCAGGCTACAGTGCGGCAGACGGCAAAGCAGTTCGGCGTCAGTAAATCTACCATACATAAGGATGTGACCGAGCGGCTCTTACAGATCAACCCGGCTTTGGCCAACCAGGCGCGCAAAGTGCTGGACATGAACAAGTCGGAACGCCACATCCGCGGCGGAATGGCTACGCGGGAAAAATATCTGCACAGCCGCCACGACGAGGGACAATGCGTTCACAGTGAAAGTATGGTATAA
- a CDS encoding sugar ABC transporter substrate-binding protein, producing the protein MPGKITRVCFVICLSCFLAACSFAGSLGEDTAHKEKTAKGMKIGVCMSDMTHTTFIEMLDQMHRKADKLGVEIIEFSSDSDPGNMVEGLENFIAAGCDAIIFQNFDQDASEYVVSEAVKKGIIVISYDNYSDAATYVYVADNEKLGFAIGHMAGDWINENLGGRANVAICDYSLINFLNNRADYIEEGIRERAPESKIVARQDAGLLDQGVNFGEILLQAHPDVNVVAGVNDNGVLGVKEAFESAHKTGPSIAMFGCDATEEGIKAIREDSVFRGTVYFDLKQAGEDMFMAAVNAYLGDPGEKRVVTFQMVPIMKDNLDIVK; encoded by the coding sequence ATGCCGGGAAAAATCACACGTGTCTGTTTCGTGATATGCTTAAGCTGCTTTTTGGCGGCATGCTCTTTTGCGGGCAGTTTGGGAGAAGATACTGCACATAAAGAGAAAACTGCTAAGGGAATGAAGATCGGCGTCTGTATGTCGGATATGACACATACGACTTTTATTGAAATGCTGGATCAGATGCACAGGAAGGCCGACAAACTGGGAGTGGAGATCATCGAGTTTTCATCGGACAGCGACCCGGGAAATATGGTGGAAGGGCTGGAAAATTTTATTGCGGCGGGATGTGATGCCATAATTTTTCAGAATTTTGATCAGGACGCCAGCGAGTATGTCGTAAGTGAAGCGGTAAAAAAGGGTATCATAGTGATCTCATACGACAATTACAGTGACGCGGCAACGTACGTATATGTGGCGGACAATGAGAAACTCGGGTTTGCCATCGGGCATATGGCAGGGGACTGGATCAATGAAAACCTGGGCGGCAGGGCGAATGTCGCGATCTGTGACTATTCACTCATAAATTTTCTGAACAACAGGGCGGATTATATTGAAGAAGGAATACGGGAGCGGGCGCCGGAGTCTAAAATAGTGGCGAGGCAGGATGCGGGGCTGCTGGACCAGGGGGTGAATTTTGGCGAGATACTGCTGCAGGCGCACCCCGACGTCAACGTAGTCGCGGGGGTAAATGACAACGGGGTACTCGGGGTAAAAGAAGCGTTTGAATCAGCCCACAAGACGGGCCCTTCCATTGCGATGTTTGGCTGTGACGCGACAGAAGAAGGGATAAAGGCGATCAGGGAAGACAGCGTCTTTCGGGGGACAGTCTACTTTGACCTGAAGCAGGCAGGCGAGGATATGTTTATGGCGGCAGTGAACGCATACCTTGGAGATCCAGGCGAAAAGAGAGTGGTGACATTTCAGATGGTTCCGATTATGAAGGATAATCTGGACATCGTGAAATAG
- a CDS encoding ABC transporter permease produces MEREGKVKKAVKMLSRWIALMAIVVLMSLLESSFSTFDNVMTIFRQTSMLTIMSVGMLFVLLTGAIDLSVSGILSFVGVFTALAATKMALPLPAAVFLGLVCSALFGLLNGFIVTKTRIPALIGTLAMQQVILGISYTICGGKPVYGISPSFKQIARAMLFGIIPIPIVITVVVLALGEFLLKKTYLGHYFYAVGSNEEATRLSGIDTDSVRIAAYTMNGFLAGVAGIIMLARVNSGQPKAGSGYEMEVLTAVVVGGVRITGGEGRISSVIVGSLIMGFLSNGMVILGFNEYYQILIKGLVLLFAVGIDSMQRTGAGGRRKKIKSYKA; encoded by the coding sequence ATGGAGCGAGAAGGAAAAGTGAAGAAGGCAGTAAAAATGCTGAGCAGATGGATCGCCCTGATGGCGATCGTCGTTCTCATGTCACTGCTTGAATCCAGCTTCAGTACATTTGATAATGTTATGACGATATTCAGGCAGACGTCTATGCTGACAATTATGTCAGTGGGGATGCTCTTTGTCCTGCTCACCGGCGCCATTGATCTGTCGGTCAGCGGGATCTTGTCATTTGTCGGTGTGTTCACGGCTCTTGCCGCGACAAAGATGGCGCTGCCTCTGCCGGCCGCGGTATTTCTCGGACTCGTCTGCAGCGCTCTGTTTGGCCTTCTCAATGGTTTTATTGTGACGAAAACAAGGATTCCCGCCCTGATCGGGACACTTGCCATGCAGCAGGTGATCCTTGGCATATCCTATACGATCTGCGGCGGCAAGCCGGTATATGGCATATCGCCGTCTTTTAAGCAGATCGCGCGCGCTATGCTTTTCGGGATCATTCCCATTCCGATCGTGATCACGGTCGTCGTACTCGCGCTCGGTGAATTTCTGCTGAAAAAAACGTATCTCGGCCATTATTTTTATGCGGTTGGAAGTAATGAAGAGGCCACCAGACTGTCGGGCATCGATACGGATTCTGTCAGGATCGCGGCGTACACGATGAACGGCTTTCTGGCCGGGGTCGCGGGTATCATCATGCTGGCCAGAGTGAACTCGGGCCAGCCAAAAGCCGGGTCAGGGTATGAGATGGAAGTATTGACTGCGGTAGTCGTGGGCGGGGTGAGGATCACCGGCGGCGAGGGCCGGATATCTTCTGTTATTGTCGGTTCGCTCATCATGGGCTTCCTGTCAAACGGTATGGTGATTCTTGGATTTAACGAATATTACCAGATTTTGATCAAAGGTCTTGTGCTGCTCTTTGCGGTGGGGATCGACAGTATGCAGAGGACCGGAGCAGGAGGGCGCAGAAAAAAGATAAAAAGTTATAAGGCGTAA
- a CDS encoding sensor histidine kinase translates to MNTVLLLCVISIFLCLLFFLSLPAIRRDRYMRHTLLSLKNGTFSDAAPNSHMTFQTQLDELLYLYKKHYMISYRKDELNSSSQLMALQSQINPHFLYNTLESIRAQAELDDALQISEMTEALAAYFRYNINRGGDVVPLEDELANISNYLHIQQFRFGERFSISFMIDGDRNTINNQAIPKLTIQPIVENAIYHGLEETLTSGKITIRVTETEKRILLSISDNGKGIDYEQLEMIHRDLQADTSASGSERTTGIALSNIHRRIQLLFGDSFGIALESTPMVGTTVHITMPKQAYQEENK, encoded by the coding sequence TTGAATACGGTATTACTGTTATGCGTCATATCCATCTTCCTTTGTCTTCTGTTTTTCCTCTCTCTCCCTGCCATACGAAGAGACCGGTATATGCGCCATACTCTTTTATCACTGAAAAACGGGACGTTTTCCGACGCTGCCCCCAATTCACATATGACATTCCAGACGCAGTTAGATGAACTGCTCTATCTGTATAAAAAGCATTATATGATCAGTTACCGAAAAGACGAGCTGAACAGCAGCTCGCAGCTTATGGCCCTTCAGAGCCAGATCAATCCACATTTTTTGTACAATACGCTGGAAAGCATACGGGCACAGGCGGAACTGGATGACGCTCTGCAGATATCCGAGATGACGGAAGCCCTGGCCGCCTATTTCCGGTACAATATCAACCGGGGCGGCGATGTCGTCCCGCTGGAAGACGAGCTCGCAAACATAAGCAACTATCTGCACATCCAGCAGTTCCGGTTTGGCGAACGGTTCTCCATTTCATTCATGATCGACGGCGACAGAAACACCATTAACAATCAGGCAATACCGAAGCTGACGATACAGCCCATCGTGGAAAACGCTATTTACCACGGATTGGAGGAGACGTTGACAAGCGGTAAGATCACCATCAGAGTGACAGAGACAGAAAAACGGATTCTTCTGTCGATCAGCGACAACGGAAAAGGCATTGATTACGAACAGCTCGAAATGATACACCGCGATCTGCAGGCCGACACTTCCGCTTCGGGTTCAGAACGGACCACCGGCATTGCCCTCTCCAATATACACAGACGGATTCAGCTGCTGTTCGGAGATTCGTTCGGCATTGCTCTCGAGAGCACTCCGATGGTTGGAACAACGGTACATATAACGATGCCAAAACAGGCATATCAGGAAGAAAACAAGTAG
- a CDS encoding ABC transporter permease: MNTVKKYFKEYAVVVFLAAILILMSILETDAFLSFSNLMNILDQVSVVGILTTGILFVMLSAGIDLSVGGMMAFAGVMVVRLVVSAGMPYPLAIAAVLVLCILVGMLQGYIIVSTGIFPMIGTLAMMGILSGAAYVVSQGSYLTFPADITVTFLGQGRVGPEGFQIPFAVIILEVILIIAWFILNKTYFGRYFYLVGSNIESARVSGINTRAVQIISYGISALAAGFGGVIYMSRMASGSAQISADGWEMECLTAAVIGGVSLMGGEGKVSKAFTGVLIMGVLNTSMIMLGIDAYWQKIVTGLVFLAAVCFDGIQKNIAAGAKMKIVAEKAVPAK; the protein is encoded by the coding sequence ATGAATACGGTGAAAAAATATTTTAAAGAGTATGCTGTGGTGGTGTTTCTTGCAGCCATACTTATACTGATGAGTATACTGGAGACGGATGCTTTCTTAAGCTTTTCCAATCTTATGAACATATTGGACCAGGTGTCGGTGGTAGGGATCCTGACGACCGGAATACTATTCGTGATGCTGTCGGCCGGCATAGACCTGTCGGTTGGCGGGATGATGGCATTTGCGGGAGTTATGGTAGTGCGGCTTGTTGTGTCGGCCGGTATGCCGTATCCGCTCGCGATCGCGGCTGTGCTCGTTTTATGTATCCTGGTCGGCATGCTGCAGGGCTATATCATCGTCAGCACAGGGATTTTCCCGATGATAGGGACGCTTGCCATGATGGGGATTCTGTCAGGGGCAGCTTATGTTGTGTCGCAGGGCAGCTATCTGACCTTTCCGGCAGACATTACCGTTACCTTTCTCGGTCAGGGGCGCGTCGGTCCGGAAGGGTTCCAGATACCGTTTGCGGTCATCATCCTTGAGGTCATTCTCATAATTGCGTGGTTCATTCTCAATAAAACGTACTTCGGAAGATATTTTTATCTCGTCGGAAGTAATATAGAATCCGCAAGAGTATCGGGCATCAACACCCGCGCCGTACAGATCATCTCATATGGGATCTCTGCCCTTGCGGCCGGTTTCGGCGGGGTCATCTACATGTCCCGGATGGCGTCGGGTTCCGCCCAGATATCGGCGGACGGATGGGAGATGGAATGCCTGACGGCGGCTGTTATCGGCGGCGTCTCTCTTATGGGTGGTGAAGGGAAAGTAAGCAAAGCGTTTACCGGCGTACTTATCATGGGTGTGCTGAACACTTCCATGATCATGCTCGGCATAGACGCATACTGGCAGAAGATCGTGACCGGACTTGTATTTCTGGCGGCCGTCTGCTTCGACGGGATCCAGAAGAATATTGCCGCCGGCGCCAAGATGAAGATCGTCGCGGAAAAGGCGGTTCCGGCAAAGTAA